From the genome of Trichosurus vulpecula isolate mTriVul1 chromosome 6, mTriVul1.pri, whole genome shotgun sequence:
ATGTtcattattttgaaataattataACCAGGTAAATCTATAGAATTACTCTGagtttatagagaaggaaacagtcTGAGTTAAGTCACGTAATGATTTAGCACCAGGTACAAAACCAAAAGTTATTGACTTCCAATGTTCTATATCAACATTCAGCAATAAAGACTATTCAATTTACTATGGGGGAAAAAACTGTAAAATTTTCAAAGTGACAGTAAGACTCAATAAAAGGTTGTGGGTGAAATATATGTACAGCAgtagtggtatcaaattcaaatacaaaTGGGGCCACTAATAAATACATAAGGCTTAGTTTTACATATTGGCTTAGTTTTACAGTGCAATGTTATCTTTTattgtattgttatttattttgtcaaatgtttcctaatcatattttaatctggttcaggctgctcCCAGGAGTGTTGTGAGTTTGTGTTTAACACCTCTGAAGTGAGTAATTTAGTTTTCAACTGTGCAAAAAAGGATACACAAACGTAAAACTGATATTAAATTTGTTACCATGCAATTTGAAAAATGTCTTCGGGTCAAAGTCACTAGGATCCAGTCCATCTGTCTCTTCCCATACCTCCTTTAATTGGTCTTTGCTTCCCTacaaaatggattttttaaaaatcgttGACAAAATCAGGCATCAAATCTTAACTATATTGGTGCTGTAAGAGATTCatagtattaaaaataatttaagcatTAATACTATTAATTAATAAGTAATCCCTATTTCCTAGACAGTAAATCTTGGCTATTTGGTAAGACAGATCAAGGGTTTTCACTTAGCTAATGTTCATAAAGCAACAATCCTTACTGGGTGGTTAACTTTTGGATGATTTTCAtgcttcttcttcatttcttcaaatTTGGATTCTTCTTCGtgccttttttcttcattcaatgTTTTCAAATATTCTCGCCTTTCATGCTCCTTCATCATTTcgtattttttaaattcttcatgGCGAGTCTTATCATAGTTTTCTAAATCACTTGTAGCCTAGGGAagtaagatattttaaaactgaAAGTCTACTGTTTAAAAATACAACTGAAATTCTTGAGTAAAATTTATcctcaaataattttaaagaaaaacttagTATCAGTAAAATAGTAAGATAAATAGTAAAAGAATAAACAATACTaaaataaacagtaaaataaagttaaatttaCCATGTTTTGTCTtctaattctataattctattttttagatattactAACCCTTATCATGCAGTCATTTGAAGCAACTGAAAAAAAGTTCAACTACAGGGACCCTCCATGTAAATAAATCATACCTAAGATGCTCAAGATGATCAAGACCAGGAGGCCAAGCTAAAATATGATTACTACCATCATGATAGCTAgcgtttataaagtactttaggATTTACAAAATGCATtctatttgttatttcatttgatggaAAATCCCAAGCCCAGTATCATCATTATTCAGTCTGGAGTTTTTTCTTGGTCTGAGTTTGCAACTTTTGCTTAATTTAAATCCTGTAAGACTGCAGCTTCACCTTCCTTTGAGAAAGTACCGCATCTTTTCTCTAAGTACTAAAAACTATCATTCTGACCAACAACCAAAAAATACTTACTATAGGGCTCAAGCAATGCCACTGAAAATAAcattaggaaataaaataaagatattaaaaaactGGGCAGAGTCATACAAAGAAATCAAACTCAGGAACCAACAGATTGGAATGCCTTGTTTGATAACTCCATACAAGGAAATTATATGTTTATGCTATTGAAACATTAAGCTCCATTACTGTACAAGATACCATAAAGCCTGTAAAAATATGGTGGCCTGACCCTCTGAGCTCCCTGCCAAATAATAAGACTGGTACAGCATACTCACAGCTTTGATTAACATATCTAAGTCTGTTGGTTCAAACTTGTCAGGATTCTGATGATTTAGGTGCTCAAACTGTTTCAGAAGAGCTTGATAATCTATGCCTGTgtctaaaagaaaatgaaacaaatgttTCTGGaggttattattttaaaacagaaaatacaaCTAATCACAGCTCAACCGTACCAATTTAAAACAAAACTGTTCTATCTGCAATGCCTCCACATGCAAAGACCTTGCTTCAGCATGCCATCTGAAACATGACTTCCTCACTCTTCAAGCATAGTTAACTCCACACAAACCTTTGCTGATACTTGTAGAACAATCAAACTGGGTTACTAGAGTTCTGGTACAAGAAGGatggtttgactttttttttaatcgagTAAAAAGATAACGCCTCAGTTCTACTTCTTATACttttagggaggggggaagaatcagtcattcagaattatttttttcttaaatattaatAGACATTGTATTGTTGAACTTAGGCATGTAAGAAACTTGATTACAGCTGAAGAATAGAACTTGTCCCATTTAGGCTACATGTCAGCATGTCAGTTGCTTTGTTTttaggaaagaagagaacatttCAAAGCCAAAATGTTACAGATCAAATCAGAAGTCCCAATGCTTCTTGATCTAATCTGAGGTCTCTGGAAAATGTGGCATTTTGctcaaaataatgaaatatatctTCCTATCAGTCTACTAACGATTGCTAAAATGATATTTATGAAGGGAAAAAATGCAAGTTTTCTGATTAAGGAAGATAGGGTGTGCTTCTTTATGCTACAAAAAACAGGCGCTACAATTCATCACAATATGACATTGACTTTAAAAACAAAGtctaaaaaaggagaggaagaagtttCTTTCCTAGAAGCTAGATACTTTGCTACATGAAAGTGAAGGTACAGTGTGTGAACAAATCCACATCTCCCCCACACAGTTCCATCGATAAAATATGTCTAATTTTATGCACAACGTTACATTAGTATACTGCACAAAGGATAATACTTTttttggtcagtcaataaatactaacactaagcacttacaatgtgccagacagTGTGCCAAGCCCTAAGGATACcaaaaaaagacaatccttgccctcaaggagcccccaatctaatagaggagacaataaggaagcaaaaatatataaagcaaactatatacaggataaatcggaaatagttaacaaagggaagacattagaattaagaggacttgggaaaggcttcctgtagatggtgaaattttagttgggatgCCAAGGGAAAGCAGTCAGTAGACttaaggagagagaacattccaggcatgacagagagccaaagaaaatacccagagtcaaGAAATAAAGTGtcctgttcatggaacagcaaggagactcTTGTCATTGGATCAGGaaggaaagtataagaagactggaaaggtagaagactGGTTTGTAGAGGGCTTTGAACCCTAAACAGAAGATCTGGGGCAATAGGGACCTACTGGAGATTACTGCATAACACAGTCAGGCCTGTgctttcagaaaatcactttagtggctgagtggaagatggactggaagaGAGACAGACCCACCAGTAGGCTCTGCAGCAGTCCaggtatgagatgatgagggcctgtaccaagaTGGCAgcggtgtcagaggagagaaggtggaatattcaagagatgttgcaaagttgAAATCTATGGGCCTTGGTAACAATATTAGAAATTGGGGGCAAGAGATAGTAAGGAGTCAAGAAAGGCACCCAGGTtttaagcctgagggactggTAGTGTGGTTTTACCCTCTATAATATGCAAgttagaagagggggagagggtttaggggaaaagataatgagttcagttttagacatgtttagtttaagataaTGCCTGAGTCTATAGTGCAAAGTGTTCCCTTCAAAGAGATTTATCAAATAGTTtgttcaaaactttaaaaagcagaaaaatctTTAACTCCCAGGCTAAGCCAGATATCTTGGCACCTGTATTCTTAATCTTCATTTGTCAAACATCATTACCAAAGCATCTCAAACACTTTTTTTCCATAAGATCATAAGGTATATTTACATTAAATTTTTgctcttttatttaaaatttatataaaaatgtatataaaatttattttaactaAAATTCTAGTTTTTCACTCTAGCTAGTGTGAAACTatagatagatgtgtatatagtgggtatttttaaagtaaattttattcttttataccATAGTCATTTTCTGACCGATAACCCTCTCCTACTGAACCCTCCTTTATGGCAATGAAAACCACTAGTCAAATTACCTCCACAAAACTGCACTGGATAACATAACACATCTACGACCTTCTGTACCCACTGCTGACCATCAGGACCAAGATTGGTCACTAACATTAATTTGAGTTCACCTACTTTTTTAGGGTTGTTTTCTTTCACACTACTGTAATCACTGCTTACTGTTCTACTGGTTGAAGCTGCACTTAAGTATTTTACCTCCAGTTGTTTATAGTATAGTATACTTCCCTTTCAAACATAAAGATTCCTTCTTATTTAACAATAGCCCAATTTGACTTTTTGTTCCCAATAACCAACTACAGCATTTACTGTCTAGAATAATAGATGAGAACACCACAGAAATGCATCAGCACTAAAAATATATGATGCATGAACAACAGGAATGTTTTGTATGCTatgacattaaattttaaaatgttacagtTAATATTTAACAATACAGCATTAAATGGCCTTACTGATATATTCTCAATAGGTCACATGATGCATTATGTTACATGGTAGATATAATCATTAAAGATTACTAGCTAAAACAAATCTCTACTAAAGTTCTAGCTGGACGCTTCATCATGGTGACGAAGTAACCTGAGGTTTTTCCAGCTATTAGAGATCTTATCGAGagagaaaggcttcaagtatgtACTCAGGGACAGAATGTGTGCTTCTGTGGTCCAGGGTCAAACTGTATCAGTACAGAAAGAGTAATCACCAGAGGAGACAGGCACCAGGAGGTGGAACTCTTTGTACCACAGCAACTCATGAGCAGCATTAACTAAAGCCAGTAGGGGCTGCAGTCTCTATCTGTGCTGGCAATACCTACACCAAGGCATTAAAGGATACAGAGATAGATGGTTATTTGGAAATCTAGTTCAAATTTCTGTACTGATCCAATTTGACCTTGCAACCTCAGCTTACTTCCTCACCATCGTGAAGTGTCTAATTAGAACACGAGTAGAGGTTTGTTTTAGCTAGTAATCtttaattattatatttactATGTAACATAATGCATCATATGACCTGTTTAGAATATTAATGTATTTAActgaatggaattttaaaaaacatgtagGCTACAATAAAAAGGGTTGAATTAAAAAAGTATCTtgttaaaattatgtaaaaacatAAACTTTTGgagatttcttatttttaacaGAGTAAGCAAAAATAAGAGTCCCTTAAGAAATTCTTGATGATGAAAAAGGATTGCTATttagagaagaaaacaggatTCCAACCAACAACATGTAGTCAAGTTATCTGAAATGCTTATCCATTTCAATTATTAATTTAGCTTGTACATAAAAAAAACTAGTGAAAAATTAAGTTTTGAGAACTGAAATTATTCTTAAATCTCCACCAATCAGGAGGCATTGTGACACTGCAAATATCAATGATCAGACTGGGTAAGAGAGCTTTGGAGGTCCTTCCACTTAGATTTCTCTGATTTTGTGAACCAAACCAGTGCTTAAATGAAATCAAGTCTGGGATAGTACTGAGTATTCTAATAGAGATAGCCCTAGAATTAACAAATTATGAATGGACACTTTATCAGTCAAATGATAACTTTTCCTGACCCCTTCTTAGGTGCTTACCTTGAATGGAATCCAATTTAGCTTTAATTAGCATTCTTAATCTTGCCACTTCCTGTCTCTTTAGTTCATCAAGTCTTGTCCTGACATGGTGACTTACTAAATCAAGCTCTTTGCTTAGTTTCCCACTCTGTTAACAAGATAAAGAAATTACACTACAGTAGGCACAGCTCAAGTAACAATAAGATAAAAGTCAGATCATCATATCAAACAATTCATATAAGTAATTCTAACAAACTTAGATATCCTTAACAGTGATAACACCTAGAAGCATTACCTTCAGATATTAATTTAGTAAAAAATCAGATTATAAACTAAAGAATTCAGAATAGGCAAAATTTAATCtagaaaagagaaacaaggaTATGCCTTGGCTCCTCAAAGCATTAGTCTCTTGGATAACTtcaaattttaaatacatttttatttttgttttcttttgagtttttttctttcttaaacaaATATATGCTCCATAACCTTTTAGATAGAGCTAgttatgttttctctctcttataCATACTCTCATAACTACAATTTTAAACCCCATCATAATATCattattaagtgcaaaaaaaaatttaacagccAGATCAATGAAGGCACCTGACTCCTTTTTCAAACTGATGAAACTATGCTAACAACATTTCATTTTGTGGTGATCTGAAACACCTTCAACAAATGTTCATTACACATAAAAGAAAAGGTTGATTTATgtatctaagaaaaaaaaaacagactaccAGAAAGATATTTTTCcatattcccatttaattttgtCTCTTTGCTGCCCCCTCATTTGatctcaaaaattttattttcaaagaattttatcAGATCAAATTAAAAGTTTTCTAATGTTTTTTCCCTAACatttaatctcattttaatccttatcagggaaaaaaattaatgttaaaaaattcttcaaagaaaGATTGCTCAGTATCAAAAACCAAACTGTCTGCTCTGCCAGTTAACTATTATtgggtggggtagggggtggaAAAGAGAATCAGAATACATTACTTTGTAGTCAAATAACTTAGGATCTTGACACAAGCTAAATAAGGTAAGATGGGATTGATCTAGTAGGGTTTCCCAAAACAGGTAAATTTTAAGTAAAGTCTTAAAAGAAGGGACAGATGTGACTGAACTGATGGAGAGAAGATGAATTCCTGATGAAGTATCTACATGTGGGCAAAGATCTACACAATGTAATTGAGAGGTTAGTTTGGCTCAAAAGGAACCCATCCTGAACAAAAAGTGGAGTCCAAACATTTTAGAAGCCTGATTCAGTTAATGGTGGGCCAAATACTAGGCTGAGTTTAGATCTGATACAAGAATCACCTGAGTATGGGAAATCCAGTTTTGTTGATAGCTGAACTATAAACAAATACACTTCATTCCCATTCCCAGAAGGAGGGTAGGTAAGAAAGTATAATACTTTATGTAGTGGCTGTAAAAACTTAATTTGGTAATAGGATTTGAAGCACCCAAaggtaaatatatattttcatttggcTATATCTGGGATCCTCAGATAGACTGTGCATTCCTGGAAGGCAAAAACTCTACCTTGACCTTCTTTATATTTCCCATACACCTAGGACAAGGCCATGCTCACAGTagttattcaacaaatatttatgcaataccattatataaaaaataatattttccagaATTGCTCTAACAGTAGAACCAAAGATAACTAAAaccaatttaaaatttaaagtcaTCATAGAGATAGCATAGATTTCCTTGCATGAGTACAAGTGAATTATAAATCTGGTATGCAGTAACTGTTTCTCCACAGTATTTTCCTATTTCCTGTTATTATTTCCAGTCTTTATTCTTCTTCAGGCTCCACTTCTCACCCTCCCAATTTTTTCTACCATGCCACAGCAGCCTTTTCACCACTCTGACTCTGACCTTCTTACACTGCAAGTAGGCTCTGCCCCTGCAGCCCTTTCCTCTGATTGGGTGGGTCCTCCCAACGCCTCCATTTTAGCAAAGTGCCCAGACCAGCcatgtcttctttcttctctgggctGCACTTATGCCTCCCTACCCCCAACTCcacagctcccttttatgtactGTCTTCCTCCATTTCACTGTAAGATCCTTAAGGTCAGAGATTATCATTCtgtttgtatgtatattcctggcacttagcacagtgcttggctcagagtaagtgcttaacaaatgcctgttaACTTTACTATCATAGAGTTTCAAAAATTAGGATCTCATAAAACAGATCCTTCCTTCAAATGAAACAGATCTGGTCAAGAACTTCCCAAAAGGTGGTAAACTTTAACCACTGTAACTTGTTAGTCATCTGTGATGATTTATTTTACTGAGCAACATGttgacattaaaaataaattctgttcCAAAACAGTTAGGCTTACCTTGATATCCTCTATGTCTGCATTCTGGAGCTTTTCTCTGAAATGTTTGTCTGTTTCCAACACATCAATCACTTGCCTGAGATATTCATCATAATATAGTCCAGTATCCTTCAAATTAACAAAGAATATTGGTTCTTTCAAAACTTTCCCTTCAAgtatcaaagttttaaaatagcAATTTAAAACTCTTCTCTCCAAAGAGCTTCTTCATACTTTTAAAAGCTACTAAAGTTGTATTACAGCCACCAAATTATAAAGCAGAATGGAATGTGCTATCTCATTATAAGTACCAAATTTCAGGAAACTCCAGACTATTACATAGTAAGTATACTGACATAGTCATGACAGTAAAACGATTGCAGCattatagatatagagctggTACTTCATaggtccaactccctcactttaaagacaaggaaactgaggctcaggaagtttaaatgacttgcccaaggacacacaggtaagAAGTATAagagccagaattagaacccaagtcctcttaACATCAAAGCtataagtaaggtggattttagtgtaagTAAAGTGGATTTTAATGTGTgtgaagtggatttttgttattatttcttagagttcggTGTCCCAGAATCCATAGCCATAACAATCTTttgttcccaggtattagatatgactTCTCACaattatggttcaaaacatctccaccatgcttgcacagcattatataatgataaataatataaacatttgtgtttAAATTATAAATATCTACTGCGACTgtacagtgagatatagggatgaagtgatgtaaacttgtgaggctattgtcGGCAATATGCCTTCTCTGattgttgccctataaagcaggcgGACACTGGTCAGTGAGGGGGGCATCCtcagggttgaatgcacaagctgaaATGCTGTGTGTGTCTTgatcggcccccatcaaggcttgagaggaatctgtgtttgcctaaactggcccccactgaggcttgaggggactTAGGGGAGTTCACAAGGTGTGTCTATCTGGATTGACCCTATcaagatgtaggggtagttgccccccttCCTGCcggcccctgcaagaagggtgattagggaatgctgtaggagttagTTCTCCCATTGTCAGCAAACTCccttttgagaagactagactaatTAATCTCTCTGAAGCTGTCTCCCTGTCTGACCAGATGAAGAGTGAACCTATTCTAGCATCCCTCCTGTATGATATTGTTACCTGTCTTACAAAAGCTAATCCCCTTTCCATTGCACAGAAACAGTTATCTATGCTGCTTGTCCATACTACGCTGGAAGAATAATTTAGACTTACAAGCCCACAGGCCAATAAAAGTATAACATTTCAAgtactctttttccttcttcatacTAAGGTGGAGAAACCCTGATGTCATCTGTGATTAGTAAGGTAAGAAATATGATGTTCGCCTCTTTAGAATAGCTCCAACTACAGATGGTATCTCTAAGTCATGTTTGCTTTCCTTCAACAATGCACATGTGCTAacttttaagattaatttttttaaaatcttcccctCAATTCTGGAGTAGTTTATATCTTGAATAGATTCACAGCTGACATTCCGGAATCGCTACAGTTCCTGAATCTCAGAACTTCCATCAGCCTGCTGCTTATGCAGCTGCAAAAGAAGCTAACACAGCTGTTAATAGTATAATGAGCAACAGTGAGAGATGATTTCTTCCCATCAGCAAGCTGCTAAAGCAACAGGCTCAGGAAGGCTCTGCTGCCCTTTGGCAAGAGTAACTAAGTACAGCAGAAGATGACAGCCAAGctacaaataaagaaagtaagTGTCAGATTGCTGTTGCCCTATGTACCCAATGGACTTAATCTCCACGTcatatagagaaaataataaagatgTGACCAATGAGGCATACTTGATACCATCTCCCCATCCACTGTCACCATTTCACTGGATGGCAATCTAAACAACAGGAACCCTGGAACAACTGCCACACTACCTGTTCTCAATAAACCTGAAATAATAATATCAAACATTTGTCAAGCATTCTATGTGTTCTTATATTCAAAGGTGTGCTCTTAACCCAAAGccagagagaacagagaagagTTTTTCAGGGTATGCTCAGGGATGATCACTAAATTCAAAACACGATATTTAATAAGTTGAAGATATTAGCAATGAATgcaatggcttcaattttttccaAGATTAATTATGTTTGAATTGTAATAGAATTTATTTCACTTACTGGagtttctattttttctccttccacatTAGGAATATCTTTTACTTTTGTCTTGTCTATGTCTATAGGCACAGCTTCTAAACCAGTTAGGAGACATGTaactaaaagaaaataagactGTAGTTGTATAGTTCTCCACCACAtctgaaataaaagaataaattacaATAATATTGCAATATGTCTTATAATATTTCAATGCATACATGGTAAGACCTTTAAATTGCATTAACATCTATAATTGAAGAacttgaatgaaatttttaaattggcatagaggactttaaaaattttttattagtcATTTGTTTTTGCATCATTTTTATTTCCAGATTTATCCCTCTTCCCATTTCTACAATGAGCTATCCTctgtaacaaaaagaaaaaagttcaacaaaactaaacaacatatcaaaaaagcCCATTATATGTGATGTTCAACATCAATAAGACCTTACCCTCTACagagtttttctcttctctagggccAACCTTAGTCActataattacaaaatattcaACTTTTTCAAAATTACTCTTTGCATTTACACTGT
Proteins encoded in this window:
- the NUCB2 gene encoding nucleobindin-2, translated to MWWRTIQLQSYFLLVTCLLTGLEAVPIDIDKTKVKDIPNVEGEKIETPDTGLYYDEYLRQVIDVLETDKHFREKLQNADIEDIKSGKLSKELDLVSHHVRTRLDELKRQEVARLRMLIKAKLDSIQDTGIDYQALLKQFEHLNHQNPDKFEPTDLDMLIKAATSDLENYDKTRHEEFKKYEMMKEHERREYLKTLNEEKRHEEESKFEEMKKKHENHPKVNHPGSKDQLKEVWEETDGLDPSDFDPKTFFKLHDVNSDGFLDEQELEALFTKELEKVYDPKNEEDDMVEMEEERLRMREHVMNEVDVNKDRLVTLEEFLKATEKKEFLEPDSWETLDQQQLFTEEELKEFENHIYEQEHKLKQKAEDLQKQKEELQRQHDQLQAQKHEYQQVVQQMEQKKFQQGAPPAGPGGELKFQLPGQQQEEKSEKHLGNDHLQPLPPQQVSPLQEGAAMAEHVQIRP